Below is a window of Cheilinus undulatus linkage group 8, ASM1832078v1, whole genome shotgun sequence DNA.
AttctaaataactaaaaatcaTTGAAATGGAAATGGTTGATTAACTGTTATTATTGTGAATCTCAGAAGTGACAAATGCGTTTTTTGCTCATGTCacctttttataatttattttgtgcAATGTACATATACAACTGGTGTCACAGCTTAACTGGTTTTGGAATAACTGGTGGCACTCTGTTGAAGATTTTACTATGTCCCTCACTTCCCATTATAGAGAATTTATGAGTGTCCTCAGAGACATTAATGCTACTTGGAAAGAGTTTGTTTACAGAGAAATAATgggaaagaaaattaaagtgcCTCTGCAGATGTTGgattaaaccaaaataaataacagtggATCATTCACTGTACTTCCCACTTTCATAATGTTAATCTATCTGAAAGCCAAGAATTTGCACTGAAATGCTCTCTTTATGAAACATAAttcttataaataaataaaaggtaaatatatatGAGTTTCATGGCATGGTTGTAAAAGAGTTTTGATGGGCCCCAGAAGATTTTAATGTCTCATAGTGGGCTGCAGCTTATTGAAGTTTGGGAAAGACTGTTGTAACAATATTCATTAGAAATGCAcgattttgtgtgttttttatgattCCCATGGTAATAATTCAAAAGTCACTTTTGGCGATATTGATACCAATACCAATatatacaaacattttttttatttgcgtTTGGGACTTAATTCAAAATGTATAGAGCTAATCTTTTGTCCTCTTAAGTGTGTAGCGCCTTACAGCGCATTTGTACATtgtgctgatatttaaggctttCATATTTACACTGCCGATGTAAAATAGCCTAGATATCGGCAGATATGTCCATATTTGCCATTATtaaattttatgtaaatatctgcctttaccgataatattgtgcatccctaatattcACAATATTGTAAATGGCCTGCATAGAGTTGCTCCTATtaaacaatttaatttaattaatacAATACGGAATTATATTTAATATCTTGTAAGTGACACAATGCAATAGATTTTGCTTAAAGAGCTGGCAATAGAGTGATAAAAGTATTATTTTAGTCTGGATGGAGGCTTACAGTTTTAACACAATAGTTGTATTTGTAAGTCACTGTTTGCAGTTGGCTCCGGTGTTCGCGCCAGCCATGCACCCACATCATGTGATGTTGttgaacacagcagcagccacagtcagagaaatgCTGTGAGGATCAGTGTGTGAAATAAAAGGTATTTTAAATACAAGTGCTCAATCGTGTAAGCAGAACTGGATGCAGGTCTTACTGTTTATGACAGGGTTGATCAAATTTAGGTAGTGAGTTTCAATAAGCATTTGCTTTCTCGATCTGTCTTCAAACACTTGGCTAACTACGTGAGCTCATGTTAGCTCGGTAGTATCAACACTCACCCAGGCTGAAGCTggggagcagcagcagcggaGCCTCTGAGCCGACCATCATTTCCGACAGCTCCGTATGGATTTGACGTCGGAATATATTGGTGCTTGATCTTCCAAGAAAGAGCCGACTACAGCTTATTTCAAGGATGGGGGGGCCTTGTGACCTTAAGCACTTTGCAAAGTGAGTACCTCACGAATCCCCTGCTTTCTTTAACAATAAGTTTATTATGGTTTAGTCGTCTTCCTACACACAAAACATCATTAGCTAATGTGCTAGTAAAGCCGGGTGCTGTGGCTCTTGTAAATGGTTCCTTCATACTCTATACAGTGGTGCTATATCAATAAATTAGTAAACGACTGAACTTCCTACTCTCATATTTCAAACGAACTGTAATTATTACGTCGTCACGCGTTTCTGGCATATCAAAAATCGATAAAGTACCCTGTAAGTTAACCGCAATGTTAGCCTGTGGGCAGCTAGTTCTAGTGCGAGTGTTAGCTACCCAAGCTAGTGTTAGCTTCTGCTGCTAGTGGAGACTCTTAGCTAGCTGCATGTTAACAAACGAATGTTCTGGTTTACTTCAACTGTAGAGCCGTAGCGGCCCTGAAATGTCATTGTGAAATAAATTTTAGCATATATCTGTTTGTCAGACAACAAAAATTACATCAGTGGTGCACTGCACAACACGAGCTGTCGCTATCTTTAAAGATGGCCCACGGAAGCTCCTGGTTAACGTTAGCAAAACCTAGTTAGCCTAATGTTAGCTGCTTGATGTTCTTTATAAACCTGCCTCGCAGTCATGTAGTTAAGTTAATACCACCCCACTTGAATACTTTACACTCCTGTGTATGGCTAAATATTCACTTGTAAGAGAATCTTGAACAAGTAGTGAAGAATTCAATTGGTGGGTCTACACATCCTTTACTCGTTTTCACAGTTGGTATGGCCAGAAGCAACCTTTTAAAGGCCATGTTTTGGCTAGATCCACTCCTCCCGCTCAGGCCATGCTTTATTTAGTTTTCTAATTTGATTCAAACCAGTCATCGTCTGTTTTTATGAGTGTATCGGTGACTATTTTTATAAAAGTACTCATTGCTTAGACAGCCTTTGTTTTCATGAGGCCATTTGCTTGCTCAGTACTTGTCCAATAATGAGATGCGTGTTCTCTACTCGCCCTGCATCCATGTTTTTCATCTATTATCGACCATGATAGTTCTATTTTTAAGCAGTAGGTGAATGTAACCTTTCATTGTTGTTTCTGCCGTTTTACAGCAAGTGCAGTAGAGAATAACAGGCAACCACgcaaagaaaaaagggaaatgtaTGCCTAACATCAGATGTAACTGTTGATAACTGGGTTCTTTGCCACATTGCAACTATAGAAACCAGGAATGTCCGGAAACGGTGCCTACAGAAGTCGTTTTACTTAACAGTTGTAAGCATTTTACATCACAGCCCAGTGTAGATAATATACACCTTGTCACCAGGCTGATCTACTATTGATTAATGAAGTTGTATGGAAACAAAACTTTAATTTATGCTGTTGCCTGATTCATATAAGTTGCTAGTGAATTCAGATCCATAAAATGTAATACTATCAATCTTTTTGGACATGAGGCTTGGTTCACTTCATCTCTTCTTTGTCTTATTGCCAGGTGTAGCATCACTATGGAAGGCTCTGTTCTCTGATTTGGATTATTATCGGCCATCAGCATCTTCAGGCCTAACAATCCTGGACGAGTTTCTCAATGGACACTCTGCTGAAGTCCGAGATCAGGTATAAGGAAATGTAAATATGTTACTTACTCTGCATGCTGTAATGGTGTTGTTTGCTATACATTTGGAAATACATTTTGTATGGTTACAAAGTCAGTTATGCCCCTTTTTATGGTTCAAACATTGTGATATCTAAGTCATCCAGAGCAAATCACCCCTCTTTTTTGCACTGAGTCCAATTTgacaattaaacattttaagacttttgtatggaaaaaaaaatcttttggtaatttttttttatattgacaTGCAATAGAAGTCTGTCCTCATAATTTTTATCTATAATGGTTGGGTAAATGTTCAGAGAGATGTGTTTAGTGTATTGCCAGAAATACTGTTAACTTACTGCATCAGTGCTAGTACTTACAGTCAGCACCCATAATTCAAAAGCAAGTTGTTGATTTTCTCAGAATAATTTGAAGGAAAGGGGTTTCTCATGTTATGTTAGATCATGAGATATTTGAACAATGTTTTAGTATTTGATGTAACACTAACAATTGCTTGTTGTTGTTACAACTTAGGTTCAAatttaagtatattttaatCTGGTTGTTATAGCCCTTGCTTGACAGCAGAATTTCACAGCAGAAATGTCTCCTTTTTGAAGGtcacagagaaaggaaaaatgaaatcCTGAAGGATTATATGACCTAATTATTCTCCTGCACCCATATTGAGCCTACCCTAAGGAACACACACACTTTAATAGGACAAAAAGAGGTACAAAACCCAAATTATTCTTTACTGACTACTTACATCTTTGCTCTCGCTTTGTGTGATTTTCTTCCTCTGCTTCTTAGTTTAATTTAGTAGCACAAGTTGCTtttcataaaaattaaattgGCATGTTACTGGCTGTTGGGAGACCTCACTAATTATTCAAAATCTaacatattttctgtaaattgatgttttaaataatgTCTGTTTATTTGGGGTTAATGTTAGAAAATTGATTTAGATAATTACAGAATAGTAATCATTATCACTGatgatattatttattttttagctgCATTGGCATGGCTATGTTGTGTCAAACGTGAAGTCCACTTGTTGTACAATAATTCTCCAATTTTTAGTCAGGCAGTTGTTtatttctccttctctctcctctcttatTGTCTGTCTTTACTCTGGCGAAAATTAATGTCTTGATTATTTTGGTGATGAATCAAAGCCTTTATTATATGGGATGTGAAGATGGGTCATGTGAttcaggaaataaaaacaaagtctttcaagttaaaaaaagtaTTCTAAAATGTCCTCTAACCAAGTGCATAATGCCTAATctttgaaattataaaaaatgtttagtGAAAAATCGGTTCATACATTCCTTAGGATTTGTTTTGACAGCAAAAATGAAACCACAGAAAGTTAAAGAAAGTATTGATGTTTCAAAAATTGATAAAGATCATTTTTTTAAGAACatgtgtatatttttttataccTGTTATCATTACCAAACAATCAGTTCATTGTTAGGTTTCTTAAATTTTGTTGTCAAACTGCCCCAGTCTCTTTATCACTATAGCAAACTTGAACAATAGTCTGCAAgtctggagaaaaaaacaggttGAATCTGAAATGcctaaaacaaagcaaacaaaaaacaaggcCAAAGAAATAAGCTCTGTCATTTAACAAACAGCCACACTTGTTCCTTAAACACTCTTTTAAGATAATAATTTACTGAAAATAAATACTATGATATACCTGTCTTTTGTTGGCATTTATTCTAGTATTCTCTCTTGCCAGCTATTACTCACTCTTCCTCTAAGTTTACACTATacataaatggcaaaaacccTTTGAGattcattaaataaatctgattttcttcacttaatgtttttttcagactAATCCAAAGTATGTCAAGTTACTGTACTAATTTGGTAATAGTAGGCATGTTATTAAACTTAGCCTCTTGCATGCAGAAACTTAGAGAATAGGGCGTTAAAGCAGAAGACATTAGAAAAAGACAGTAACACAGTTAGACCTTCACATTTCAAAATCAGTAACTGTCAACAAAAAGATGTgggatttttcatgttttgcaaGGTCACCTTGGCAATTTGAATCCCTTATTTACCCCTGCTGATATTGAAGTAGCATTTATAGCTTGAGTTGTTTAActtattttccatctttcctctcctttttatgctttcatgttgttacCACAGAGAGGAGGGGAGTGGTGCCTCAGTAAGTCTCAACCACAAgttgataaataaaaatcattgcTTTTATATTTGCTTTATGTCATCATTGCTATGTTATATTTGCctttacaaacaaaaagaaaaaaatgaacaaagattAATTCGAGCCCTCTCTTTATTGTAGGTAAAGGTTGAGGGCCTATCCAAGGCAGCTCTAATCAAAAGCCTGTCTCCTAGAGTCATGCTATCCAACCATCTCCTGCCTAAAGGGACCAAGATGAAGGTCAACCTGGAAGATCAGGGTCGTCAGAAAGTGTCCTTCAGCTTCGCACAGACCAAGAAGCCTCTGCAGAGCCTGTTCTTCACCCCCCACAGCACTGACAAGTCTGCTGCTGACCCTCATACTGCCTTGTCCCAGTCGACCTCAGACAGAGGAGGGCAGAGCAAAGCTGAGCAAAAGCAGACATCCGTGGTGCCAACATCAACAGCAGAGACACTTTCTAAAACGGCTACTAAACTGAAAACAGACTTAGCAAAGATGCACTTCAAGAAGCAGATTCTCAGTGTCTCTGTGACTGAAGAGAAACCAACCTCTGCTGTCCCAGATGAGGTGACATCTTCTGACTTGAAGGCTGTGCAGAAATCAACAAGCATAGGTGCGAGTGAATTCCCAAAACCCCAACCTCAGAATGCTGTTGGTGTCTGTCCCTCAGACAAAGCTAAAACTGAAACCTCTGAGACAAGAGGAACATCGAGCCTCAAGAAGCTAGTGGCATCCTCAGGAAAAGATGGAGATAGTTCGAGCAGTGCTGAGCAGGACAGTAAGGTATACAAAAGGAAAACCAGGTCCCAGTCTGATAGCGTGCCCCCTGGCTCAGAATCAGACGGAGATTCAGTCCAGTTGTCTTCCAGTCGCAGATCAGTTGACTccaaaagtaaaacaaacagtGAGAGTAGAAGCAGGGAGGTAAAAAAGTCTTCCTCTGGGTCCCATGTGGAAGAAAAAGGCTCCTCGAAGCGTTCAGAGAATCATGAAAGGTCTTCAAGTTACTCAAGATCAGACCGAGATTCTAGACACACATCATTGCGTTCCTCAAGATCAGACAAAGATCGCAGAAGGTCCAGGTCGAGATCACGGTCCAAATCTAGAGGATCCCGAACAAGTTCATCTCATTCCAGATCAGACAGATATCGAGATGACAGAGGATCCCGCTCTGATCGATCATACTATCATGAATCTGATCGGAGATCACACAGGAGTTCTCCACGCAGAGACAGAAGACGCTCTCGTTCTAGAGACAGAGGTCGGGATAGTTCGGACTCTGAGGATGACCATAGGAAGACAAGAACGAGGACAAGTGACTCAAGTCGATCGTTGGCACATGCTAGCTCATATAAAGAGTCAAAATCAGCTTCCTATTCTAAATCTGAGAAAGCCTCGAAATCCTCAGATTCTCCTCATTCCGCAGAGCtggataaaaaaatgcaatcGTCAAAGTCTGAAAGAACTACAAAGCGACTGTCAGACTCCGATTCTCAACGCAAGTGCTCCCCTGACCTGGACTCCAATTACCGTAAATCCAGCTCCCATCACAAGTCTGACACCAACAGTAAATTCTCTTCTTCCAGTATGCATAGCCACTCTCAAACACATGAGAAACGCCAAAAAGGCAGCTCAAGTGACTCTGAAGCTGATCATAAAGGAAAAACACAGGCATTTGACAAAAGCTTTGGCTCAGAGGAAAAGTGTACAAACTACCAAAAGAAAGCCAGCAGGTCAGACTCAAAGCAAATAACTCCTTCTAGATCATCCATGAAATCCAGCGGAAATGAAAGACAATCAAGTGAACCTTTTCAAAGTCCTGACAAAGCACCATCAATTACAAACACACCAGAACCTTGTTTTCAGAGTGAAAAATCAGATTCCCTACAAAGTGGAAACAAACCTAGTAACCAGGATTCTAAAGAGACAGTCTCATGCACTGCTAAGAGTTTTCAAGATTTATCATCTAAGAGAAAAGACTCAAAACCAAGTTGTGAAGTTGAGCCAGACAATGCCTCCGCTATACCCTTAAGTGAAAACCTGCAACCTGAAAATATCAGCCTGGAAAACTTGACCAATGTGAAGGAAAGCCTTTCTTCTAACAACCAACCACATGTGAAAACATTTGCAGCTGTACTGAATTCATGTAGTAGTTATGAAAGTGTAATGTGTAGCCAGGACAAGAAAGTTGTCAACCAGTCACCACAGTCCTTATCTGACACACATGATGTCCAGCCGAACACTAAATCAGAACTTGATGAGTGCAAagcagctttaactgtcattgagCAATGTGGCACAAGTTTGCAAAGCAATTCGGATTCATCATGGCCTGATTCTGAGAATCAGCTGACACTCCAACAGCAAAACACAGATGCTGttaaaaagaacagcagtagtACCAAAAAGTCCCGATGGGATATTGTTGGGCAGAACTCTTCAGAGAATGATCATTTACAACGGACACTTTGTGTAGAAAGTAAGCCTAATGTGAAAaaagtgatttctgtgaaaaaaatagaaatttcaAAAGACAACAGCCAACAAGACTCTGACGTTAAAGATATTAATCTGCAAGAATCTGAAACACATTCCAAACTGGTGAGGCAGGCAGAGATCTCTCAGCAGGAAGTCAACTCTGAGAGCACATCAGTGACTGATGAATACAAAGACCAAAGTGAGCTTTCACAAGAAAGCACCAGCACTGACCACTGTGACTTAAAAAAGTTGGATACACCACAAGCAAACACAGACAAGCCTCTGCACATTGATGAACTTTCACAGGTCCTCAATGCTTCAAAGAGTTGGAATGGCGACGGTCATGAAGAAACGTCTAAGATCAGTactcacaagaaaaaaatgagtaagaGAACATCACTGAATCAGGATGCATTAGGAGGACAGAGCGAAATCAGTGATAGTGACAACTCAGAGTACGACTCTGATTGCGACGAGGCTATAAAACGATTGCACTCTGTGGTGGTTGTGCCAAAGAATTCTTCTCTAACAGTGGATGAACAGGACACGGGAGCTTTGCCGTGCACTCCAGTAAACAGCTCAGAACTTCAGAATACTGTTACTGTAGCTGAACTGAACATCAGTGAAGTACCCAAACAAAGGCAAGAGAGTCCTCACACTGCATTTGTTGAAACCAATGTTCTTTTTGCTGGTGTGAACGATTCATCCAAAAGCAGCATCTCTTGTCAGTCTCAGAGTAATATGATTGATAGCACCAGTCACTCAGAGGGTTCCAGCTCCACAAGTGTCCAGCCTTACATGGCCAGCCAAATCAGTGCCCGTGACAACACCACAAATCTTGCCCAAAATCTTGATAAATCTAGTCAATATGAGGAGGGGCACAAACAGCATGAGGTTATTTATCGAGGTGAAAGGATGTACTCCCATTACCGGCATGATGATTTCTCAAAAGCTGATAATATCAATGATAGAAATGGCTTTAGCCTGGGTTGGGATTTTTCACAGTCAGAACAGCCCAGTAGTACATACCAGCAGCCTGATAGCAGTCATGGGCCTCAGATACCAAACACTAAACTTACAGAAAACTCTCACATGAAGCAGGTGCACATGCAAAGTAATGCCTCCTGGAACCAAGAACCCACAAATATGCATATTAGCCGAAAACCCTACCTCCATCCTCATCAGGATCCTGCAGGAGAAATCCATCCCGATTCCCTAACCAATGACCATGATGACTACAGCCAGGATAAACTATCTAATCTCACAAAAACATCAATTGAATGCAGTGGACAAAACACCCTAGGGTCATCAAGTTTTGTCCAAGGCCATGAAATAAGCAGCAACAGCAGAGGATCTGCAGTGCCTGACCCTCCAAGAGACGACTTTTTTAGACCTCACAGAGGCCGTGGCCCTCCTAAGAAAAGGCGTCCAGAAATTGAGTCAGACTCAGACAACGAGGCAGAAGCTGGGCCTGCAGGCAAGAGGGAGCGTCAAGGAGATACTGAAGTCACCAAGGAAAGTCCTGTCAAATCAGAGGCACAGCGGCCAATACTCACTCTGCAAGACTTCCAAGATGCCAGTAAATGGAAAGAGGCCTCCAAGTTTAAGAAGATGCCCCCTTACTTTGACTTGATTGAAGAGAACCTGTATCTGACAGAGAGGTAAGAGTTTTGACGCAAATAGAGCAAATCATTTTGTtgattaatttcatttttaattgtttgaagCTTTAACCCTCAAATGTTACACTTTTTTGGCAGAAAGAAGAGCAAGTCTCATCGAGATATAAAGAGAATGCAATGTGAGTGCCCGATACTACCAAAAGAAGAGCGTGCTAGAGGAGCATTAGCATGTGGGGAGGACTGTTTAAACCGATTGCTGATGATTGAGTGGTAAGTTAAATGTTATAGATAACTGACAAAATTAAAGGACGTAGAAGTCTTTTTTCTATGTTATAGATATTTGAGTCCTTGAGTGCCTACTCTCGAAAACTTGGATTTTCTTTATGAAATTGATATAATTCTTTAGTAACATAACAATTGTATGTGCACCACCTCACTGGTAACAGTGTGTGCATTGTAACGGATGATCTGTCAATAAATATCGATTCAGTATTGATTGTACTCTTTAATATCCAATTCAGTGGAATTTAAAGAGTTGAACTTGTAAAACTGTGTTTTGAACCTTTTGTT
It encodes the following:
- the setd2 gene encoding histone-lysine N-methyltransferase SETD2 isoform X2; translation: MLSNHLLPKGTKMKVNLEDQGRQKVSFSFAQTKKPLQSLFFTPHSTDKSAADPHTALSQSTSDRGGQSKAEQKQTSVVPTSTAETLSKTATKLKTDLAKMHFKKQILSVSVTEEKPTSAVPDEVTSSDLKAVQKSTSIGASEFPKPQPQNAVGVCPSDKAKTETSETRGTSSLKKLVASSGKDGDSSSSAEQDSKVYKRKTRSQSDSVPPGSESDGDSVQLSSSRRSVDSKSKTNSESRSREVKKSSSGSHVEEKGSSKRSENHERSSSYSRSDRDSRHTSLRSSRSDKDRRRSRSRSRSKSRGSRTSSSHSRSDRYRDDRGSRSDRSYYHESDRRSHRSSPRRDRRRSRSRDRGRDSSDSEDDHRKTRTRTSDSSRSLAHASSYKESKSASYSKSEKASKSSDSPHSAELDKKMQSSKSERTTKRLSDSDSQRKCSPDLDSNYRKSSSHHKSDTNSKFSSSSMHSHSQTHEKRQKGSSSDSEADHKGKTQAFDKSFGSEEKCTNYQKKASRSDSKQITPSRSSMKSSGNERQSSEPFQSPDKAPSITNTPEPCFQSEKSDSLQSGNKPSNQDSKETVSCTAKSFQDLSSKRKDSKPSCEVEPDNASAIPLSENLQPENISLENLTNVKESLSSNNQPHVKTFAAVLNSCSSYESVMCSQDKKVVNQSPQSLSDTHDVQPNTKSELDECKAALTVIEQCGTSLQSNSDSSWPDSENQLTLQQQNTDAVKKNSSSTKKSRWDIVGQNSSENDHLQRTLCVESKPNVKKVISVKKIEISKDNSQQDSDVKDINLQESETHSKLVRQAEISQQEVNSESTSVTDEYKDQSELSQESTSTDHCDLKKLDTPQANTDKPLHIDELSQVLNASKSWNGDGHEETSKISTHKKKMSKRTSLNQDALGGQSEISDSDNSEYDSDCDEAIKRLHSVVVVPKNSSLTVDEQDTGALPCTPVNSSELQNTVTVAELNISEVPKQRQESPHTAFVETNVLFAGVNDSSKSSISCQSQSNMIDSTSHSEGSSSTSVQPYMASQISARDNTTNLAQNLDKSSQYEEGHKQHEVIYRGERMYSHYRHDDFSKADNINDRNGFSLGWDFSQSEQPSSTYQQPDSSHGPQIPNTKLTENSHMKQVHMQSNASWNQEPTNMHISRKPYLHPHQDPAGEIHPDSLTNDHDDYSQDKLSNLTKTSIECSGQNTLGSSSFVQGHEISSNSRGSAVPDPPRDDFFRPHRGRGPPKKRRPEIESDSDNEAEAGPAGKRERQGDTEVTKESPVKSEAQRPILTLQDFQDASKWKEASKFKKMPPYFDLIEENLYLTERKKSKSHRDIKRMQCECPILPKEERARGALACGEDCLNRLLMIECSSRCLNGAYCSNRRFQMKQHADFDVILTEDKGWGLRAAKDLVANTFVLEYCGEVLDHKEFKIRVKEYARNKNIHYYFMSLKNNEIIDATLKGNCSRFMNHSCEPNCETQKWTVNGQLRVGFFTTKAVTAGTELTFDYQFQRYGKEAQKCFCGAPSCRGFLGGENRVSVRAAGGKMKKDRSRKSTLTTVDEELEALLENGEGLYDEKQVVSLCRLMVRVETTEQKLTCLKLIRDTQNPSCLKQFLDHHGLSLLWIFMVEISEAKGNSANNIKIQLEIMKTLAVLPISTKNMLEESRVLTFIQRWAQTKSLPQPAEMDGYSSENTSRAQTPLNTPDGSSAKLGPEMEGDSSKPAVFRRLKIISENSLDSALSDASKASDVKEEDEEDDDEEEDESSRDGKQVKAEPICEVAEPTKAAAEESVKEEKQEEALINSSSQPQPQTDEAEEKMEVDLAKETEMKEDTSEGQSEELKGEKEPRDEQERGEEDTSQTETEKAEVEGELPHVKGQESVSESIKTDQTDPLPEQPPENKEGQADTQEAENPPPPPPPPPPPVSEVKPGESSTEAAPISETTEGSMTSEVTVPPLDPSVIGTPSQDEEEGVSDVESDRSQETQLSALDISGMAARLLDSWKDLKEVYRIPKKSQVEKEVHDRSRDRDTALTPRRASGSRERERERDKERERDRDRDRDYDRDRDRDWDRERERERDRDRDRDRDRDRDRDRDRDRDRDRDRDRDRVSDKTPRSSERRRRRSVSPPLSYERSRRTEERFDPSNSSKTPRGVGVKERNKLSTEERRKLFEQEVAQREAQKQQQLQQQQQQQLQTLSYDPALAYASSPGFITYPPGYPIQTFVDPSNPNAGKVLLPTPAVEPSLNYEQTPPQRLISDLGLTSPSSTSQTTPVSNLSQHITTTNLTSGDPQQYAQPAVGTQDAGVAVLPVPAQTATQVQGQQSYTTLWDPTTQQAVTVQTQPAQQYATAPAPAQTQTAIYYQGQPCQTIYSIPTAYPQANTPVIQAYTEPTASYLHSQPVYPGHQQGVVVQQGGTVTTIVTSQTVQQEMIVPNNVIDLPPPSPPKPKTIVLPPNWKVARDPEGKIYYYHIVTRQTQWDPPTWEGSSDNTSVDHESEMDLGTPTYDENPSKFSTKTAEADTSSELAKKSKETFRKEMSQFIVTCLNPYRKPDCKLGRISNTEDFKHLARKLTHGVMNKELKACKNPEDLECNENVKHKTKEYIKKYMQRFGSVYRPKEDTEVY
- the setd2 gene encoding histone-lysine N-methyltransferase SETD2 isoform X1; translation: MDTLLKSEIREEGSGASVKVEGLSKAALIKSLSPRVMLSNHLLPKGTKMKVNLEDQGRQKVSFSFAQTKKPLQSLFFTPHSTDKSAADPHTALSQSTSDRGGQSKAEQKQTSVVPTSTAETLSKTATKLKTDLAKMHFKKQILSVSVTEEKPTSAVPDEVTSSDLKAVQKSTSIGASEFPKPQPQNAVGVCPSDKAKTETSETRGTSSLKKLVASSGKDGDSSSSAEQDSKVYKRKTRSQSDSVPPGSESDGDSVQLSSSRRSVDSKSKTNSESRSREVKKSSSGSHVEEKGSSKRSENHERSSSYSRSDRDSRHTSLRSSRSDKDRRRSRSRSRSKSRGSRTSSSHSRSDRYRDDRGSRSDRSYYHESDRRSHRSSPRRDRRRSRSRDRGRDSSDSEDDHRKTRTRTSDSSRSLAHASSYKESKSASYSKSEKASKSSDSPHSAELDKKMQSSKSERTTKRLSDSDSQRKCSPDLDSNYRKSSSHHKSDTNSKFSSSSMHSHSQTHEKRQKGSSSDSEADHKGKTQAFDKSFGSEEKCTNYQKKASRSDSKQITPSRSSMKSSGNERQSSEPFQSPDKAPSITNTPEPCFQSEKSDSLQSGNKPSNQDSKETVSCTAKSFQDLSSKRKDSKPSCEVEPDNASAIPLSENLQPENISLENLTNVKESLSSNNQPHVKTFAAVLNSCSSYESVMCSQDKKVVNQSPQSLSDTHDVQPNTKSELDECKAALTVIEQCGTSLQSNSDSSWPDSENQLTLQQQNTDAVKKNSSSTKKSRWDIVGQNSSENDHLQRTLCVESKPNVKKVISVKKIEISKDNSQQDSDVKDINLQESETHSKLVRQAEISQQEVNSESTSVTDEYKDQSELSQESTSTDHCDLKKLDTPQANTDKPLHIDELSQVLNASKSWNGDGHEETSKISTHKKKMSKRTSLNQDALGGQSEISDSDNSEYDSDCDEAIKRLHSVVVVPKNSSLTVDEQDTGALPCTPVNSSELQNTVTVAELNISEVPKQRQESPHTAFVETNVLFAGVNDSSKSSISCQSQSNMIDSTSHSEGSSSTSVQPYMASQISARDNTTNLAQNLDKSSQYEEGHKQHEVIYRGERMYSHYRHDDFSKADNINDRNGFSLGWDFSQSEQPSSTYQQPDSSHGPQIPNTKLTENSHMKQVHMQSNASWNQEPTNMHISRKPYLHPHQDPAGEIHPDSLTNDHDDYSQDKLSNLTKTSIECSGQNTLGSSSFVQGHEISSNSRGSAVPDPPRDDFFRPHRGRGPPKKRRPEIESDSDNEAEAGPAGKRERQGDTEVTKESPVKSEAQRPILTLQDFQDASKWKEASKFKKMPPYFDLIEENLYLTERKKSKSHRDIKRMQCECPILPKEERARGALACGEDCLNRLLMIECSSRCLNGAYCSNRRFQMKQHADFDVILTEDKGWGLRAAKDLVANTFVLEYCGEVLDHKEFKIRVKEYARNKNIHYYFMSLKNNEIIDATLKGNCSRFMNHSCEPNCETQKWTVNGQLRVGFFTTKAVTAGTELTFDYQFQRYGKEAQKCFCGAPSCRGFLGGENRVSVRAAGGKMKKDRSRKSTLTTVDEELEALLENGEGLYDEKQVVSLCRLMVRVETTEQKLTCLKLIRDTQNPSCLKQFLDHHGLSLLWIFMVEISEAKGNSANNIKIQLEIMKTLAVLPISTKNMLEESRVLTFIQRWAQTKSLPQPAEMDGYSSENTSRAQTPLNTPDGSSAKLGPEMEGDSSKPAVFRRLKIISENSLDSALSDASKASDVKEEDEEDDDEEEDESSRDGKQVKAEPICEVAEPTKAAAEESVKEEKQEEALINSSSQPQPQTDEAEEKMEVDLAKETEMKEDTSEGQSEELKGEKEPRDEQERGEEDTSQTETEKAEVEGELPHVKGQESVSESIKTDQTDPLPEQPPENKEGQADTQEAENPPPPPPPPPPPVSEVKPGESSTEAAPISETTEGSMTSEVTVPPLDPSVIGTPSQDEEEGVSDVESDRSQETQLSALDISGMAARLLDSWKDLKEVYRIPKKSQVEKEVHDRSRDRDTALTPRRASGSRERERERDKERERDRDRDRDYDRDRDRDWDRERERERDRDRDRDRDRDRDRDRDRDRDRDRDRDRDRVSDKTPRSSERRRRRSVSPPLSYERSRRTEERFDPSNSSKTPRGVGVKERNKLSTEERRKLFEQEVAQREAQKQQQLQQQQQQQLQTLSYDPALAYASSPGFITYPPGYPIQTFVDPSNPNAGKVLLPTPAVEPSLNYEQTPPQRLISDLGLTSPSSTSQTTPVSNLSQHITTTNLTSGDPQQYAQPAVGTQDAGVAVLPVPAQTATQVQGQQSYTTLWDPTTQQAVTVQTQPAQQYATAPAPAQTQTAIYYQGQPCQTIYSIPTAYPQANTPVIQAYTEPTASYLHSQPVYPGHQQGVVVQQGGTVTTIVTSQTVQQEMIVPNNVIDLPPPSPPKPKTIVLPPNWKVARDPEGKIYYYHIVTRQTQWDPPTWEGSSDNTSVDHESEMDLGTPTYDENPSKFSTKTAEADTSSELAKKSKETFRKEMSQFIVTCLNPYRKPDCKLGRISNTEDFKHLARKLTHGVMNKELKACKNPEDLECNENVKHKTKEYIKKYMQRFGSVYRPKEDTEVY